The following are encoded together in the Trichomycterus rosablanca isolate fTriRos1 chromosome 19, fTriRos1.hap1, whole genome shotgun sequence genome:
- the si:dkey-261l7.2 gene encoding uncharacterized protein si:dkey-261l7.2: protein MPQVTGAVILQFAVLLCALPMQYLITEWTSGTAAQRHLATQGIIDAWKGVRKSVLNVSVWTDWLSSWIPKLEFLGEENELDDMHGEIVVLEMLMNSNDQGYFAASKEPRRPRPGYVLHRVGEVVMETQNHMVGVIVGWDEGLRAPPEWMRRKKYTESEVKRMEDTPHYKVLFSGPDSSSLLIGYLPQNVIQLFEGYRPDIPTLDQYFSHFDGRRFVMHDWLQKVYPED, encoded by the exons ATGCCACAGGTAACAGGGGCTGTGATTTTACAGTTTGCGGTGCTTCTGTGCGCCCTGCCCATGCAGTATCTCATCACTGAGTGGACAAGTGGAACAGCAGCACAACGTCACCTCGCCACGCaggg aaTTATTGATGCATGGAAAGGTGTAAGAAAATCAGTTCTAAACGTGTCAGTTTGGACAGACTGGCTTTCATCTTGGATTCCCAAACTGGA GTTTTTAGGGGAGGAGAATGAACTGGATGATATGCATGGAGAGATCGTAGTGCTGGAGATGCTGATGAACAGTAATGATCAGGGGTACTTTGCAG cctcGAAGGAGCCTCGCAGGCCGAGGCCAGGGTACGTGTTGCACCGCGTCGGAGAGGTGGTCATGGAGACCCAGAATCACATGGTTGGGGTGATAGTGGGATGGGATGAAGGACTCCGAGCTCCTCCGGAATGGATGAGAAGGAAAAAATACACAGAATCAGAg GTGAAGAGAATGGAGGATACCCCACACTACAAAGTTCTGTTCAGTGGACCTGATTCATCCTCTCTGCTGATTGGATACCTGCCACAAAACGTTATACAACTTTTTGAAGGGTACAGG ccGGACATCCCCACTCTGGATCAGTATTTCTCCCACTTTGACGGAAGAAGGTTTGTAATGCACGACTGGCTACAGAAGGTCTACCCTGAGGACTGA
- the irak1bp1 gene encoding interleukin-1 receptor-associated kinase 1-binding protein 1 homolog isoform X2 has protein sequence MAYSPARVFASLGDVNMEESGLELKSGGKAACPRCRGAVRQVEVTGSAELSVVPDRAVVAVSVAHSKERVTDCSSSVTRRLDYILQTLRQHAVKEDEITVMKHVQREGDLYRVQAEVSVTFSDFQKMQNVRSVLIEKLDKTVHVGDPSYSHSSECLSLLRRRVCAAAVETARLKASEVCNMLGQALGRPLLVREEESREWRSDQREGVATQLTQRQNVGQMSITASSHVFVRFELRPKDNTRKRL, from the exons ATGGCGTACAGTCCTGCCCGAGTGTTCGCTTCTCTCGGAGATGTAAACATGGAAGAAAGCGGATTAGAGTTGAAGTCCGGGGGTAAAGCGGCTTGTCCCCGCTGTCGTGGTGCTGTAAGGCAGGTGGAAGTGACCGGCAGTGCTGAGCTGAGTGTTGTACCGGACCGGGCTGTGGTTGCAGTGTCGGTTGCTCACAGTAAAGAGAGAGTTACAGACTGTAGTAGCAGCGTAACCCGCAGACTGGATTATATCCTCCAAACACTCAGACaacatgcagtcaag GAAGATGAAATCACTGTGATGAAACACGTCCAACGAGAGGGAGACCTTTACCGTGTGCAGGCTGAA gtGAGCGTTACGTTTTCAGACTTTCAGAAGATGCAGAATGTTCGCTCGGTACTGATTGAAAAGCTGGATAAAACCGTGCATGTGGGGGATCCCAGTTACTCCCACAGTTCAGAATGCCtcagtctgttaag AAGACGTGTTTGTGCCGCGGCTGTGGAAACCGCTCGACTCAAAGCCAGCGAGGTGTGTAACATGCTCGGACAAGCTCTCGGACGACCCTTACTGGTGCGGGAGGAAGAGTCACGCGAGTGGAGGTCTGACCAGCGAGAGGGCGTGGCTACACAACTGACACAGAGGCAGAACGTGGGTCAGATGTCAATAACAGCCTCATCACACGTGTTTGTGAGGTTCGAGCTACGGCCTAAAGACAACACGAGGAAGAGGTTATGA
- the irak1bp1 gene encoding interleukin-1 receptor-associated kinase 1-binding protein 1 homolog isoform X1 — MAYSPARVFASLGDVNMEESGLELKSGGKAACPRCRGAVRQVEVTGSAELSVVPDRAVVAVSVAHSKERVTDCSSSVTRRLDYILQTLRQHAVKEDEITVMKHVQREGDLYRVQAEVSVTFSDFQKMQNVRSVLIEKLDKTVHVGDPSYSHSSECLSLLRSDPLQKHLNVFSLHQDINSRRRVCAAAVETARLKASEVCNMLGQALGRPLLVREEESREWRSDQREGVATQLTQRQNVGQMSITASSHVFVRFELRPKDNTRKRL, encoded by the exons ATGGCGTACAGTCCTGCCCGAGTGTTCGCTTCTCTCGGAGATGTAAACATGGAAGAAAGCGGATTAGAGTTGAAGTCCGGGGGTAAAGCGGCTTGTCCCCGCTGTCGTGGTGCTGTAAGGCAGGTGGAAGTGACCGGCAGTGCTGAGCTGAGTGTTGTACCGGACCGGGCTGTGGTTGCAGTGTCGGTTGCTCACAGTAAAGAGAGAGTTACAGACTGTAGTAGCAGCGTAACCCGCAGACTGGATTATATCCTCCAAACACTCAGACaacatgcagtcaag GAAGATGAAATCACTGTGATGAAACACGTCCAACGAGAGGGAGACCTTTACCGTGTGCAGGCTGAA gtGAGCGTTACGTTTTCAGACTTTCAGAAGATGCAGAATGTTCGCTCGGTACTGATTGAAAAGCTGGATAAAACCGTGCATGTGGGGGATCCCAGTTACTCCCACAGTTCAGAATGCCtcagtctgttaag GTCTGACCCTCTCCAAAAACATCTGAATGTCTTCAGCCTGCACCAGGACATTAACAGCAG AAGACGTGTTTGTGCCGCGGCTGTGGAAACCGCTCGACTCAAAGCCAGCGAGGTGTGTAACATGCTCGGACAAGCTCTCGGACGACCCTTACTGGTGCGGGAGGAAGAGTCACGCGAGTGGAGGTCTGACCAGCGAGAGGGCGTGGCTACACAACTGACACAGAGGCAGAACGTGGGTCAGATGTCAATAACAGCCTCATCACACGTGTTTGTGAGGTTCGAGCTACGGCCTAAAGACAACACGAGGAAGAGGTTATGA